In Maridesulfovibrio sp., the genomic stretch GAACCGAAGCATTGGCGTGCGGGTCGAGATCTATGACCAAAACTTTTTTCGAAAGTCTGGTCAGTGCCTCACCTAATGTCAATGCTGTGGTCGTCTTGCCAACTCCCCCTTTCTGGTTGGCGATTGCAAAAACTTTCGCCATAGAAGCAGTACTCTTCAACTGCATTTCTTCATTATTATTTTCCATAACAGCCCGCAGCTTTAAAGATTAACTCAACCGCAGACTGCCGTTATTCCAGTTTCTGATAGATAATCGCCCCCGGATGATGAACCGGTTTGAATGCTCTCGTAATATTGTGCAAAGATTCCGAATGCCCGATTATCAGGTAGCCACCTGGAACCAGGTTATCGTAATAAGCATTAATGACCTTCTTCTTCATGGCCTCATCGAAGTAGATGATAACGTTACGGCAGAAGACAATTTCAGAACGTTCCACCCGTTTAACCTGCATACGGTCACTCAGGTTAATCTGGCCGAAGCTTACCAGCTGTTTAATAGCAGGCTTGACTTTATACTGCTTCCCGTCTTTATCAAAATACTTGGCAATGATTTCCTTAGGAGTGGTACGCAGAGAATACTCGCTGTAAACAGCACGTCGCGCAGACTTAAGCACTCTTTCGGAAAGGTCATTTGCTGTAATTTTAATGTCCCAGTTTTTAAGCTCAGGCCCAAGCACGTCATGAATAATCATGGACAAAGTGTAAGGCTCTTCACCGGTAGAGCAGCCGGCAGACCAGATCCGCAAACGCTTGCGCCCTTTCTTACGCAGCTCATCAAAAACCGCAGGCAAAACCTTCGTCTGAAAAACCTTAAGCTGAGGCGGGTTACGGTAAAAACTGGTTTCGTTGGTAGTAATTACCTCAAACAGCTTATTTAGTTCCGTTTTTTTACCAGGATCATACTGTAAGTAATAATAGTACTCACCAAAACTTTTGAGGTTAAGCTCCTTCAAACGGTTGGCAAGACGGT encodes the following:
- a CDS encoding protein-glutamate O-methyltransferase CheR, whose amino-acid sequence is MSSLFSKTISLRKELKISDLEFTQLRDFIYEQAGIFIAGNRKYLLENRLANRLKELNLKSFGEYYYYLQYDPGKKTELNKLFEVITTNETSFYRNPPQLKVFQTKVLPAVFDELRKKGRKRLRIWSAGCSTGEEPYTLSMIIHDVLGPELKNWDIKITANDLSERVLKSARRAVYSEYSLRTTPKEIIAKYFDKDGKQYKVKPAIKQLVSFGQINLSDRMQVKRVERSEIVFCRNVIIYFDEAMKKKVINAYYDNLVPGGYLIIGHSESLHNITRAFKPVHHPGAIIYQKLE